A single Lolium perenne isolate Kyuss_39 chromosome 6, Kyuss_2.0, whole genome shotgun sequence DNA region contains:
- the LOC127309023 gene encoding pentatricopeptide repeat-containing protein At4g18975, chloroplastic isoform X1: protein MLGHLRRSSTVLRRLPNASFAASDPTAFYAGWSSRAEALSFGSCWCIKHSARDFSANDKIANGCQGYRQSELKPSTAVMDNDAIIDRIQKSTSGLKQGPVGHTLSSAEKRKFLINTLLVLEDSKEAVYSTLDAWIAFEQDFPLASLKQAIVALQKEEQWHRIVQVIKWMLSKGQGNTIRTYEQLVRALEKDNRAEEAHKIWEKKIAHDLHSVPWCFCGLMLAIYYRNNMLDRLIKLFHTLEACGRKCPSKEYVRKVEVAYEMLGLLEEKNGLLEKYKDLYNKPSDSDRKKGRQFKKAEKKSAEGTEQCEETYEDQPVKTCPSDKEPAASS from the exons atgCTTGGCCATCTCCGGCGATCCTCCACCGTTCTTCGCCGCCTACCAAACGCCAGCTTCGCCGCCTCCGACCCTACCGCTTTCTATGC GGGATGGAGTTCACGTGCCGAGGCACTCTCCTTTGGTTCAT GTTGGTGCATCAAGCATAGTGCCAGAGATTTCTCCGCAAATGATAAGATTGCCAATGGTTGTCAAGGGTATCGGCAATCAGAGTTGAAGCCTAGTACTGCCGTGATG GACAACGATGCAATCATCGATCGCATACAAAAGAGCACAAGCGGGTTGAAACAAGGGCCGGTTGGCCACACCCTTTCATCAGCAGAGAAAAGGAAATTTCTTATCAACACT CTACTTGTTCTTGAAGATTCAAAAGAAGCTGTTTACAGCACCCTTGATGCATGGATCGCCTTTGAGCAGGATTTCCCACTAGCCTCGTTAAAGCAAGCAATTGTAGCTCTTCAAAAGGAGGAGCAATGGCATAGGATTGTCCAA GTAATTAAATGGATGTTGAGCAAAGGGCAAGGAAATACGATCAGAACATATGAGCAGTTAGTGCGTGCACTCGAGAAGGACAACAGAGCTGAGGAAGCACATAAAATCTGGGAGAAGAAAATAGCCCATGACCTGCATTCAGTTCCTTGGTGTTTCTGTGGTCTTATGTTGGCTATTTACTACAGAAACAATATGCTAGATAGGCTTATCAAG CTCTTCCACACTCTTGAAGCATGTGGTCGTAAATGTCCTAGTAAAGAGTATGTACGGAAAGTTGAAGTTGCATATGAAATGCTTGGTCTATTAGAGGAGAAGAACGGTTTGCTTGAGAAGTACAAGGATTTGTACAACAAGCCATCGGATAGTGACAGGAAGAAAGGTCGACAATTCAAGAAGGCTGAGAAGAAATCTG CCGAGGGCACGGAACAATGCGAGGAAACATATGAAGATCAACCAGTTAAGACTTGCCCTTCAGATAAGGAACCGGCTGCCAGCAGTTAG
- the LOC127309023 gene encoding uncharacterized protein isoform X4, translated as MLGHLRRSSTVLRRLPNASFAASDPTAFYAGWSSRAEALSFGSCWCIKHSARDFSANDKIANGCQGYRQSELKPSTAVMDNDAIIDRIQKSTSGLKQGPVGHTLSSAEKRKFLINTVIKWMLSKGQGNTIRTYEQLVRALEKDNRAEEAHKIWEKKIAHDLHSVPWCFCGLMLAIYYRNNMLDRLIKLFHTLEACGRKCPSKEYVRKVEVAYEMLGLLEEKNGLLEKYKDLYNKPSDSDRKKGRQFKKAEKKSAEGTEQCEETYEDQPVKTCPSDKEPAASS; from the exons atgCTTGGCCATCTCCGGCGATCCTCCACCGTTCTTCGCCGCCTACCAAACGCCAGCTTCGCCGCCTCCGACCCTACCGCTTTCTATGC GGGATGGAGTTCACGTGCCGAGGCACTCTCCTTTGGTTCAT GTTGGTGCATCAAGCATAGTGCCAGAGATTTCTCCGCAAATGATAAGATTGCCAATGGTTGTCAAGGGTATCGGCAATCAGAGTTGAAGCCTAGTACTGCCGTGATG GACAACGATGCAATCATCGATCGCATACAAAAGAGCACAAGCGGGTTGAAACAAGGGCCGGTTGGCCACACCCTTTCATCAGCAGAGAAAAGGAAATTTCTTATCAACACT GTAATTAAATGGATGTTGAGCAAAGGGCAAGGAAATACGATCAGAACATATGAGCAGTTAGTGCGTGCACTCGAGAAGGACAACAGAGCTGAGGAAGCACATAAAATCTGGGAGAAGAAAATAGCCCATGACCTGCATTCAGTTCCTTGGTGTTTCTGTGGTCTTATGTTGGCTATTTACTACAGAAACAATATGCTAGATAGGCTTATCAAG CTCTTCCACACTCTTGAAGCATGTGGTCGTAAATGTCCTAGTAAAGAGTATGTACGGAAAGTTGAAGTTGCATATGAAATGCTTGGTCTATTAGAGGAGAAGAACGGTTTGCTTGAGAAGTACAAGGATTTGTACAACAAGCCATCGGATAGTGACAGGAAGAAAGGTCGACAATTCAAGAAGGCTGAGAAGAAATCTG CCGAGGGCACGGAACAATGCGAGGAAACATATGAAGATCAACCAGTTAAGACTTGCCCTTCAGATAAGGAACCGGCTGCCAGCAGTTAG
- the LOC127309023 gene encoding pentatricopeptide repeat-containing protein At4g21190 isoform X3, producing MAGWCIKHSARDFSANDKIANGCQGYRQSELKPSTAVMDNDAIIDRIQKSTSGLKQGPVGHTLSSAEKRKFLINTLLVLEDSKEAVYSTLDAWIAFEQDFPLASLKQAIVALQKEEQWHRIVQVIKWMLSKGQGNTIRTYEQLVRALEKDNRAEEAHKIWEKKIAHDLHSVPWCFCGLMLAIYYRNNMLDRLIKLFHTLEACGRKCPSKEYVRKVEVAYEMLGLLEEKNGLLEKYKDLYNKPSDSDRKKGRQFKKAEKKSAEGTEQCEETYEDQPVKTCPSDKEPAASS from the exons ATGGCAGGTTGGTGCATCAAGCATAGTGCCAGAGATTTCTCCGCAAATGATAAGATTGCCAATGGTTGTCAAGGGTATCGGCAATCAGAGTTGAAGCCTAGTACTGCCGTGATG GACAACGATGCAATCATCGATCGCATACAAAAGAGCACAAGCGGGTTGAAACAAGGGCCGGTTGGCCACACCCTTTCATCAGCAGAGAAAAGGAAATTTCTTATCAACACT CTACTTGTTCTTGAAGATTCAAAAGAAGCTGTTTACAGCACCCTTGATGCATGGATCGCCTTTGAGCAGGATTTCCCACTAGCCTCGTTAAAGCAAGCAATTGTAGCTCTTCAAAAGGAGGAGCAATGGCATAGGATTGTCCAA GTAATTAAATGGATGTTGAGCAAAGGGCAAGGAAATACGATCAGAACATATGAGCAGTTAGTGCGTGCACTCGAGAAGGACAACAGAGCTGAGGAAGCACATAAAATCTGGGAGAAGAAAATAGCCCATGACCTGCATTCAGTTCCTTGGTGTTTCTGTGGTCTTATGTTGGCTATTTACTACAGAAACAATATGCTAGATAGGCTTATCAAG CTCTTCCACACTCTTGAAGCATGTGGTCGTAAATGTCCTAGTAAAGAGTATGTACGGAAAGTTGAAGTTGCATATGAAATGCTTGGTCTATTAGAGGAGAAGAACGGTTTGCTTGAGAAGTACAAGGATTTGTACAACAAGCCATCGGATAGTGACAGGAAGAAAGGTCGACAATTCAAGAAGGCTGAGAAGAAATCTG CCGAGGGCACGGAACAATGCGAGGAAACATATGAAGATCAACCAGTTAAGACTTGCCCTTCAGATAAGGAACCGGCTGCCAGCAGTTAG
- the LOC127309023 gene encoding pentatricopeptide repeat-containing protein At4g18975, chloroplastic isoform X2 yields MLGHLRRSSTVLRRLPNASFAASDPTAFYAGWSSRAEALSFGSCWCIKHSARDFSANDKIANGCQGYRQSELKPSTAVMDNDAIIDRIQKSTSGLKQGPVGHTLSSAEKRKFLINTLLVLEDSKEAVYSTLDAWIAFEQDFPLASLKQAIVALQKEEQWHRIVQVIKWMLSKGQGNTIRTYEQLVRALEKDNRAEEAHKIWEKKIAHDLHSVPWCFCGLMLAIYYRNNMLDRLIKLFHTLEACGRKCPSKEYVRKVEVAYEMLGLLEEKNGLLEKYKDLYNKPSDSDRKKGRQFKKAEKKSG; encoded by the exons atgCTTGGCCATCTCCGGCGATCCTCCACCGTTCTTCGCCGCCTACCAAACGCCAGCTTCGCCGCCTCCGACCCTACCGCTTTCTATGC GGGATGGAGTTCACGTGCCGAGGCACTCTCCTTTGGTTCAT GTTGGTGCATCAAGCATAGTGCCAGAGATTTCTCCGCAAATGATAAGATTGCCAATGGTTGTCAAGGGTATCGGCAATCAGAGTTGAAGCCTAGTACTGCCGTGATG GACAACGATGCAATCATCGATCGCATACAAAAGAGCACAAGCGGGTTGAAACAAGGGCCGGTTGGCCACACCCTTTCATCAGCAGAGAAAAGGAAATTTCTTATCAACACT CTACTTGTTCTTGAAGATTCAAAAGAAGCTGTTTACAGCACCCTTGATGCATGGATCGCCTTTGAGCAGGATTTCCCACTAGCCTCGTTAAAGCAAGCAATTGTAGCTCTTCAAAAGGAGGAGCAATGGCATAGGATTGTCCAA GTAATTAAATGGATGTTGAGCAAAGGGCAAGGAAATACGATCAGAACATATGAGCAGTTAGTGCGTGCACTCGAGAAGGACAACAGAGCTGAGGAAGCACATAAAATCTGGGAGAAGAAAATAGCCCATGACCTGCATTCAGTTCCTTGGTGTTTCTGTGGTCTTATGTTGGCTATTTACTACAGAAACAATATGCTAGATAGGCTTATCAAG CTCTTCCACACTCTTGAAGCATGTGGTCGTAAATGTCCTAGTAAAGAGTATGTACGGAAAGTTGAAGTTGCATATGAAATGCTTGGTCTATTAGAGGAGAAGAACGGTTTGCTTGAGAAGTACAAGGATTTGTACAACAAGCCATCGGATAGTGACAGGAAGAAAGGTCGACAATTCAAGAAGGCTGAGAAGAAATCTGGTTAG